In Rhodamnia argentea isolate NSW1041297 chromosome 11, ASM2092103v1, whole genome shotgun sequence, one genomic interval encodes:
- the LOC115746953 gene encoding phosphoglycerate mutase-like protein 4 isoform X3, which yields MEDAMHIVKSAEPAMSCVDPREAQSVPIRADIAEIVVVRHGQTDWNFEHRIQGHSNVQLNEVGRQQTNAVIKEPDLREQNTGKLQGLSVSEAANVYPQIFKDFRSRRWDLEIPGGETKDQVYQRCTTCLQNIGLKHKGERVIVVTHGTVFRSIYRRACPKDGPAPKVQNGSVSILHFSGEDKWVMKSWSDHSHLNQTEDKL from the exons ATGGAGGACGCAATGCACATTGTCAAATCGGCCGAGCCGGCCATGTCTTGTGTAGATCCTAG AGAAGCTCAATCGGTTCCCATCAGAGCAGACATTGCTGAGATCGTGGTCGTGCGTCACGGGCAAACTGACTGGAATTTTGAACATAGAATTCAG GGTCATTCAAATGTGCAATTAAATGAAGTTGGGAGGCAGCAAACAAATGCA GTTATCAAAGAACCAGATCTACGGGAACAAAATACAGGAAAGCTTCAAGGCCTTAGTGTCAGTGAGGCAGCAAACGTTTATCCCCAGATTTTTAAGGACTTCCGATCCCGTAGGTGGGATCTAGAAATCCCG GGTGGTGAAACTAAGGATCAGGTTTACCAGCGATGCACGACTTGCTTGCAAAACATTGGCTTAAAGCACAAAG GGGAGCGAGTAATAGTGGTCACTCATGGAACCGTGTTCAGGTCTATCTACCGGCGGGCTTGCCCGAAGGACGGTCCAGCACCGAAGGTACAGAACGGTTCAGTCAGCATTTTGCACTTTTCTGGTGAGGACAAATGGGTCATGAAGTCCTGGAGCGATCATAGCCATCTCAACCAAACAGAAGACAAACTGTAG
- the LOC115746953 gene encoding phosphoglycerate mutase-like protein 4 isoform X1 has protein sequence MEDAMHIVKSAEPAMSCVDPREAQSVPIRADIAEIVVVRHGQTDWNFEHRIQGHSNVQLNEVGRQQTNAVANRLSKEGEISAIYSSDLKRAIETAEAIATACGVAQVIKEPDLREQNTGKLQGLSVSEAANVYPQIFKDFRSRRWDLEIPGGETKDQVYQRCTTCLQNIGLKHKGERVIVVTHGTVFRSIYRRACPKDGPAPKVQNGSVSILHFSGEDKWVMKSWSDHSHLNQTEDKL, from the exons ATGGAGGACGCAATGCACATTGTCAAATCGGCCGAGCCGGCCATGTCTTGTGTAGATCCTAG AGAAGCTCAATCGGTTCCCATCAGAGCAGACATTGCTGAGATCGTGGTCGTGCGTCACGGGCAAACTGACTGGAATTTTGAACATAGAATTCAG GGTCATTCAAATGTGCAATTAAATGAAGTTGGGAGGCAGCAAACAAATGCA GTAGCTAATAGACTATCCAAAGAAGGTGAAATCTCCGCAATTTACTCGTCTGATCTAAAACGAGCTATCGAGACAGCAGAAGCAATTGCAACCGCTTGTGGTGTGGCGCAG GTTATCAAAGAACCAGATCTACGGGAACAAAATACAGGAAAGCTTCAAGGCCTTAGTGTCAGTGAGGCAGCAAACGTTTATCCCCAGATTTTTAAGGACTTCCGATCCCGTAGGTGGGATCTAGAAATCCCG GGTGGTGAAACTAAGGATCAGGTTTACCAGCGATGCACGACTTGCTTGCAAAACATTGGCTTAAAGCACAAAG GGGAGCGAGTAATAGTGGTCACTCATGGAACCGTGTTCAGGTCTATCTACCGGCGGGCTTGCCCGAAGGACGGTCCAGCACCGAAGGTACAGAACGGTTCAGTCAGCATTTTGCACTTTTCTGGTGAGGACAAATGGGTCATGAAGTCCTGGAGCGATCATAGCCATCTCAACCAAACAGAAGACAAACTGTAG
- the LOC115746953 gene encoding phosphoglycerate mutase-like protein 4 isoform X2, whose translation MEDAMHIVKSAEPAMSCVDPRADIAEIVVVRHGQTDWNFEHRIQGHSNVQLNEVGRQQTNAVANRLSKEGEISAIYSSDLKRAIETAEAIATACGVAQVIKEPDLREQNTGKLQGLSVSEAANVYPQIFKDFRSRRWDLEIPGGETKDQVYQRCTTCLQNIGLKHKGERVIVVTHGTVFRSIYRRACPKDGPAPKVQNGSVSILHFSGEDKWVMKSWSDHSHLNQTEDKL comes from the exons ATGGAGGACGCAATGCACATTGTCAAATCGGCCGAGCCGGCCATGTCTTGTGTAGATCCTAG AGCAGACATTGCTGAGATCGTGGTCGTGCGTCACGGGCAAACTGACTGGAATTTTGAACATAGAATTCAG GGTCATTCAAATGTGCAATTAAATGAAGTTGGGAGGCAGCAAACAAATGCA GTAGCTAATAGACTATCCAAAGAAGGTGAAATCTCCGCAATTTACTCGTCTGATCTAAAACGAGCTATCGAGACAGCAGAAGCAATTGCAACCGCTTGTGGTGTGGCGCAG GTTATCAAAGAACCAGATCTACGGGAACAAAATACAGGAAAGCTTCAAGGCCTTAGTGTCAGTGAGGCAGCAAACGTTTATCCCCAGATTTTTAAGGACTTCCGATCCCGTAGGTGGGATCTAGAAATCCCG GGTGGTGAAACTAAGGATCAGGTTTACCAGCGATGCACGACTTGCTTGCAAAACATTGGCTTAAAGCACAAAG GGGAGCGAGTAATAGTGGTCACTCATGGAACCGTGTTCAGGTCTATCTACCGGCGGGCTTGCCCGAAGGACGGTCCAGCACCGAAGGTACAGAACGGTTCAGTCAGCATTTTGCACTTTTCTGGTGAGGACAAATGGGTCATGAAGTCCTGGAGCGATCATAGCCATCTCAACCAAACAGAAGACAAACTGTAG